The Terriglobales bacterium genome includes a region encoding these proteins:
- a CDS encoding extracellular solute-binding protein, with amino-acid sequence MSRKKSGRWSRRDFVKTMGTGALVAGVGPAFLFPERAQAQQKTLKIGQWSHFVPDYDKWFDNEFTKQWGQKNNTNVVVDHINLNELKTRATAEVSAKKGHDLFMFLSPPAAFEKQVIDMTHVYQEVEKKHGKKIDLAHKSTYNPKTKKYFAFSDSYVPDPGNYYKEWWAEAGYPNGPDTYDDLRAGAKKIKDKSGHPCGVGLSQELDTSMAMRAILWSFGGKEQDEHGNVAINSKQTVEALKFVKALFQESETAEVFTWDPSSNNRGMLAGKLSFVMNAISITRQAEREHSEISKHVMISKALKGPAKRLAAEHVMDCYVVWEFAENKEGAQQFLIDYIDNFKSGFEAGKWYNFPCFPSTVPDLQKTIQNDPAAEPPNKYAVLSDVLDWATNVGYPGYATAAIDEAFTTWVIPTHFAKVARGDETPEEGVKAMETEYKRIWERWK; translated from the coding sequence ATGTCGAGAAAGAAGAGCGGCCGCTGGAGCCGGCGCGATTTCGTCAAGACCATGGGGACCGGCGCTCTGGTGGCCGGAGTAGGGCCTGCGTTTCTTTTTCCGGAACGGGCCCAAGCCCAGCAAAAGACCCTGAAGATCGGCCAGTGGAGCCACTTCGTCCCCGATTACGACAAGTGGTTTGACAACGAGTTCACCAAGCAATGGGGACAGAAGAACAACACCAACGTGGTGGTGGACCACATCAATCTCAACGAGCTGAAGACCCGCGCCACCGCCGAGGTCTCGGCCAAGAAGGGGCATGACCTGTTCATGTTCCTCTCCCCTCCCGCCGCCTTCGAGAAGCAGGTCATCGACATGACCCACGTGTACCAGGAAGTGGAGAAGAAACACGGCAAGAAGATCGATCTGGCGCACAAGTCCACCTACAACCCGAAGACCAAGAAGTACTTCGCCTTCTCCGATTCCTACGTGCCCGATCCCGGCAACTACTACAAGGAGTGGTGGGCCGAGGCGGGCTATCCCAACGGCCCCGATACCTACGACGACCTGCGCGCCGGCGCCAAGAAGATCAAGGACAAGAGCGGCCATCCCTGCGGCGTCGGACTCTCCCAGGAACTCGACACCAGCATGGCCATGCGCGCCATCCTCTGGTCCTTCGGCGGCAAGGAGCAGGACGAGCACGGCAACGTGGCCATCAACTCCAAGCAGACGGTCGAAGCCCTGAAGTTCGTGAAGGCGCTCTTCCAGGAGTCGGAGACGGCCGAAGTCTTCACCTGGGACCCGTCGTCCAACAATCGCGGCATGCTGGCGGGCAAGCTGTCTTTTGTCATGAACGCCATCTCCATCACCCGCCAGGCGGAACGCGAGCACTCGGAGATCTCCAAGCACGTCATGATCTCCAAGGCGCTCAAGGGCCCGGCCAAGCGGCTGGCCGCCGAGCACGTCATGGACTGCTACGTGGTCTGGGAGTTCGCCGAGAACAAGGAAGGCGCGCAGCAGTTCCTCATCGATTACATCGACAACTTCAAGTCCGGCTTCGAAGCGGGCAAGTGGTACAACTTCCCCTGCTTCCCCAGCACCGTGCCCGACCTGCAGAAGACCATCCAGAACGATCCCGCGGCCGAACCTCCCAACAAGTACGCCGTGCTCAGCGACGTGCTCGATTGGGCCACCAACGTCGGCTACCCCGGCTACGCCACCGCCGCCATCGACGAAGCCTTCACCACCTGGGTCATCCCCACCCACTTCGCCAAGGTGGCCCGCGGTGACGAGACCCCGGAGGAAGGCGTCAAGGCGATGGAAACCGAATACAAACGCATCTGGGAACGCTGGAAGTAG
- a CDS encoding ABC transporter ATP-binding protein, whose amino-acid sequence MAVVETRNLTKIFKAGELGAVNEVNLVTREGEFLVFLGPSGSGKTTLLRMIAGLETPTSGTILIGGQDVTYLTPRERRIAMVFQSYALYPHLSVYKNIAFPLKAQKVPKEKHKEKVEWAAGLLGITRLLQRKPRELSGGERQRVALARAIVREPSVFLLDEPLSNLDAKLRASAREELEIFHRRIGTTTIYVTHDQVEAMAMGDRVMVLHQGIVRQLGTPTEVYDQPEDTFVATFLGSPPMNLLVDQEVIVGFRPEHVAPLELAPATAVRFRLRVQNVEYLGSEWILYAAVDSGKFKDKEIISRLPSAASFQLGEVYDFAVAEKDLRFFDRQTEKKTQARALAWQ is encoded by the coding sequence ATGGCTGTTGTCGAAACCCGCAATCTCACCAAGATCTTCAAGGCAGGAGAACTCGGGGCCGTTAATGAAGTGAATCTGGTCACCCGCGAGGGCGAGTTCCTGGTCTTTCTCGGGCCTTCCGGTTCAGGCAAGACCACGCTCCTGCGTATGATCGCCGGACTGGAGACGCCCACCTCGGGCACCATCCTGATCGGCGGCCAGGACGTCACGTACCTGACCCCGCGCGAGCGCCGCATCGCGATGGTCTTCCAGAGCTACGCGCTCTATCCCCACCTGAGCGTGTACAAGAACATCGCCTTTCCCCTGAAAGCGCAGAAGGTGCCCAAGGAAAAGCACAAGGAGAAGGTGGAATGGGCGGCGGGGCTGCTGGGCATCACCCGCCTGCTGCAACGCAAGCCGCGCGAACTCTCCGGCGGCGAGCGCCAGCGCGTGGCCCTGGCCCGCGCCATCGTGCGTGAGCCCTCGGTCTTCCTGCTCGACGAGCCGCTCTCCAACCTCGACGCCAAGCTGCGGGCTTCCGCCCGGGAAGAACTGGAGATCTTCCACCGCCGCATCGGCACCACCACCATCTACGTCACCCACGACCAGGTGGAGGCTATGGCCATGGGCGACCGGGTCATGGTGCTGCATCAGGGCATCGTCCGTCAGCTCGGCACCCCGACTGAGGTCTATGACCAGCCGGAAGACACCTTTGTCGCCACCTTCCTCGGTTCCCCGCCCATGAACCTGCTCGTGGATCAGGAGGTGATCGTGGGCTTCCGTCCCGAACACGTCGCTCCGCTCGAGCTCGCGCCGGCAACCGCCGTGAGATTCCGCCTGCGCGTACAGAACGTCGAGTACCTCGGATCGGAATGGATCCTGTACGCCGCAGTGGACAGCGGCAAGTTCAAGGACAAGGAGATCATCTCGCGCCTGCCATCGGCGGCCTCCTTCCAACTCGGTGAAGTCTACGACTTCGCCGTCGCCGAGAAGGACTTGCGCTTCTTCGACCGCCAGACCGAGAAGAAGACCCAGGCGAGGGCCCTGGCATGGCAATAG
- a CDS encoding sugar ABC transporter permease, with product MAIGAKTPPPPGVGVTPPEKKGGGYFRTPAARTYGLGIAMFGPAVLYIAALIGVPFVMAFLYAFGDVRVGSVGYHFVGLENYRHILASPSFRTALKNSFIFTISSQVLVIVGSTILSLVLEKKFRGRGFIRFLVLMPWVAPISLGAIGWKWILDSLYSVINWLLVAMHIYKPYGAPMWLGEPTLAMISVIAVHTWRLLPFSTVILLAGVTAIPKDIPEAAAVDGAGFWRTLFQIRIPMMLPIVNVAVLFGIIFTFTDMTVVYILTAGGPFDSTQVLPSLAFFTGILGGDLSAGAAISLFLVPLLVLVAWGMLRMAHRAEVV from the coding sequence ATGGCAATAGGCGCCAAGACCCCGCCTCCCCCGGGGGTGGGCGTCACCCCGCCGGAGAAAAAAGGCGGGGGATACTTCCGCACCCCCGCCGCCCGCACCTACGGTTTGGGCATCGCCATGTTCGGCCCCGCCGTGCTCTACATCGCCGCCCTGATCGGCGTGCCTTTCGTGATGGCTTTTCTCTACGCTTTCGGGGACGTGCGCGTGGGCAGCGTCGGCTACCACTTCGTCGGCCTGGAGAACTACCGCCACATCCTCGCGAGCCCCAGCTTCCGCACGGCGCTCAAGAATTCCTTTATTTTCACCATCAGTTCGCAGGTGCTGGTGATCGTCGGCTCGACCATCCTGTCGCTGGTGCTGGAGAAGAAGTTTCGCGGGCGCGGCTTTATCCGCTTCCTGGTCTTGATGCCCTGGGTGGCGCCGATCTCGCTGGGCGCCATCGGCTGGAAATGGATCCTGGATTCGCTGTACAGCGTCATCAACTGGCTGCTGGTGGCGATGCACATCTACAAACCCTATGGCGCGCCCATGTGGCTGGGCGAGCCCACCCTGGCCATGATCTCGGTGATCGCGGTACACACTTGGCGGCTGCTGCCCTTCTCCACCGTGATCCTCCTGGCGGGCGTCACCGCTATCCCCAAGGACATCCCCGAGGCGGCGGCCGTAGACGGCGCGGGGTTCTGGCGCACCTTGTTCCAGATCCGCATCCCCATGATGCTGCCCATCGTCAACGTGGCCGTGCTGTTCGGCATCATCTTCACCTTCACCGACATGACCGTGGTCTACATCCTGACCGCCGGCGGGCCCTTCGATTCCACCCAGGTGCTGCCTTCGCTGGCCTTCTTCACCGGCATTCTGGGCGGGGACCTGTCGGCCGGCGCTGCCATCTCGCTCTTCCTGGTGCCCCTGCTGGTGCTGGTGGCCTGGGGCATGCTGCGCATGGCCCACCGGGCGGAGGTGGTGTGA
- a CDS encoding carbohydrate ABC transporter permease — protein sequence MARGAARTAFYNLAHWVVVVVFTVLLAFPFYWMLITTFKQSSDLYNLENNPFIFNAKPTLENLRLLFLETSFLRWLGNTALVGVLVVGITLVLALPAAYALARLTGRWGQRLGIGIFLTYLVPPTLLFIPLSRVVAILGLQDTIWSVVVVYPSFTVPFSIWLLMGFFKTIPRELEDAAMVDGLTRFQAFYKLVIPISLSGILTVVIFTFTLVTQEFVYALTFISPEAHQMLGVGVPTFLIRGDVYFWGSLMAGCLIASVPIALLYNLFLDRFIAGFTVGAVK from the coding sequence ATGGCCCGGGGCGCCGCACGCACCGCTTTTTACAACCTCGCCCACTGGGTGGTCGTGGTGGTGTTCACCGTCCTGCTCGCCTTCCCCTTCTACTGGATGCTGATCACCACCTTCAAGCAATCCAGCGACCTCTATAACCTCGAGAACAATCCCTTCATCTTCAATGCCAAACCGACGCTGGAGAACCTGCGCCTGCTGTTCCTGGAGACCAGCTTCCTGCGCTGGCTGGGCAACACGGCCCTGGTCGGGGTCCTGGTGGTCGGGATCACCTTGGTGCTGGCCTTGCCCGCCGCCTATGCCCTGGCGCGGCTCACCGGCCGCTGGGGACAGCGCCTGGGGATCGGCATCTTCCTCACCTACCTGGTCCCCCCCACCCTGCTCTTCATCCCGTTGTCGCGCGTGGTCGCCATCCTGGGGCTGCAGGACACCATCTGGTCGGTCGTGGTCGTCTACCCCAGCTTCACCGTGCCCTTCTCCATCTGGCTGCTGATGGGCTTCTTCAAGACCATTCCCAGGGAGCTGGAGGACGCCGCCATGGTGGACGGCCTCACCCGCTTCCAGGCTTTCTACAAGCTGGTGATCCCCATCTCCCTCTCTGGCATCCTGACCGTGGTCATCTTCACCTTCACCCTGGTGACCCAGGAATTCGTGTACGCGCTGACCTTCATCTCCCCGGAGGCGCACCAGATGCTGGGGGTGGGCGTGCCCACCTTCCTCATCCGCGGCGACGTTTACTTCTGGGGGTCGCTGATGGCCGGATGCCTGATCGCCAGCGTGCCCATCGCCCTGCTCTACAACCTGTTCCTCGACCGCTTCATCGCCGGCTTCACCGTGGGCGCGGTGAAATGA
- a CDS encoding OFA family MFS transporter: protein MATAAQATPGTGLSRWWRVVGGLSMNLALGSLYAWSVFIAPLEKEFKWKRADTSMVFTIAVVVFAITFVIAGRLQDKLGPFKISLIGGILVSIGFFLCAYTSSLTYLFICFGAIGGLGNGFGYSTPIPVMAKWFPDKRGLAVGLAVAGYGGGSAIFGPLANLYLIPAFGWRATFQILGGIFFVMTVFGSFLLQNPPAGYKPAGWAPAPASKSAATTYEFSPSETLRTPTFYFMWVAYALGCSAGLMVISQLVPFAKSVGIAAAALATMSLVVGAAGNALGRILSGWMSDAIGRIAQLRLMIAISAIAMPVLYLVGGNVVGLYAAVFVVYWCYGTQLSVNGSAASDFWGTKNAGINYGMLFTAWGVAGIIGPRIGGVLYDKYKNYQAAFYTAAVLAAIALICELLAKRPEAPESSVRTALKTA from the coding sequence ATGGCAACAGCGGCACAAGCTACTCCTGGGACCGGCCTCAGCCGTTGGTGGCGGGTGGTGGGCGGTCTCTCCATGAACCTCGCTTTAGGCTCCCTCTACGCGTGGAGCGTTTTCATCGCTCCTCTGGAAAAAGAATTCAAATGGAAGCGCGCCGACACCTCGATGGTGTTCACCATCGCGGTGGTGGTCTTCGCCATCACCTTCGTGATCGCCGGCCGCTTGCAGGACAAACTGGGGCCGTTCAAGATCTCCCTTATTGGCGGCATCCTGGTCAGCATCGGCTTCTTCCTCTGCGCCTACACCAGCAGCCTGACGTACCTGTTCATCTGCTTCGGCGCGATCGGAGGCCTGGGCAACGGCTTCGGATACTCCACGCCCATCCCCGTCATGGCCAAGTGGTTCCCGGACAAACGCGGCCTGGCGGTGGGCCTGGCGGTAGCCGGTTACGGCGGCGGTTCCGCCATCTTCGGCCCGCTTGCCAACCTCTACCTGATCCCGGCGTTCGGCTGGCGCGCTACCTTCCAGATCCTGGGCGGTATCTTCTTCGTGATGACCGTCTTCGGCTCCTTCCTGCTGCAGAACCCACCGGCGGGCTACAAGCCGGCCGGCTGGGCTCCGGCTCCGGCCTCCAAGTCGGCGGCCACCACCTATGAGTTCAGCCCCAGCGAGACCCTGCGCACCCCGACGTTCTACTTTATGTGGGTGGCGTACGCGCTGGGCTGTTCCGCCGGCCTGATGGTCATCAGCCAGTTGGTGCCCTTTGCCAAAAGCGTGGGCATCGCCGCGGCTGCCCTGGCCACCATGAGCTTGGTGGTGGGCGCGGCCGGCAACGCTCTCGGCCGAATCCTTTCCGGCTGGATGTCTGACGCCATCGGCCGCATCGCTCAGCTGCGTCTGATGATCGCCATCTCCGCCATCGCCATGCCGGTGCTGTACCTGGTGGGCGGCAACGTGGTCGGACTGTATGCGGCGGTGTTCGTCGTGTACTGGTGCTATGGCACGCAGTTGTCGGTGAACGGCTCGGCCGCCTCCGACTTCTGGGGCACCAAGAACGCCGGCATCAACTACGGCATGCTGTTCACCGCCTGGGGCGTGGCCGGCATCATCGGCCCGCGCATCGGCGGCGTGCTCTACGACAAGTACAAGAACTACCAGGCCGCTTTCTACACCGCGGCTGTCTTGGCGGCGATCGCACTGATCTGCGAGCTGCTCGCCAAGCGCCCTGAGGCCCCCGAATCCAGCGTACGGACGGCCCTCAAGACGGCGTAG
- a CDS encoding zf-HC2 domain-containing protein, translated as MTCERWETKIDAYVDGELAGEEERNFREHLASCAACSQATLGRMDLKRAVKSAGKRYQPSVEFRARMARRIAAPRPRAAAAWWRPVVVGLAVLLLAFTGHVFYVHNAQRQQVIREIADLHVTNLAGASPVDVVSSDQHTVKPWFQGKLPFTFDLPDLNGTQFELIGGRMVFVEQEPAALLVFGIRKHKVSVILSLDRDGLERLGSTETSVNSFHLESWSQRGLRYTVISDAASQDVHTLAELFRSTPRQ; from the coding sequence ATGACCTGCGAGCGCTGGGAGACCAAGATCGACGCCTACGTGGACGGGGAGCTGGCGGGGGAGGAAGAGCGTAACTTTCGCGAGCACCTGGCGTCCTGCGCCGCCTGTTCGCAGGCGACGCTGGGGCGGATGGACCTGAAGCGTGCTGTGAAGTCGGCGGGGAAGCGGTATCAGCCCTCGGTGGAGTTCCGCGCGCGCATGGCGCGCCGGATCGCCGCGCCCAGGCCGAGGGCAGCGGCCGCCTGGTGGCGCCCGGTGGTGGTTGGCTTGGCGGTGCTGCTGCTGGCGTTCACGGGGCACGTTTTTTATGTGCACAACGCGCAACGGCAGCAGGTGATCCGCGAGATCGCCGACCTGCACGTCACGAATCTCGCCGGCGCGAGCCCGGTGGACGTGGTTTCGTCCGACCAGCACACGGTCAAGCCCTGGTTCCAAGGCAAGCTGCCGTTCACCTTCGACCTGCCGGACTTGAACGGAACACAGTTCGAGCTGATCGGTGGGCGGATGGTGTTCGTCGAGCAGGAGCCCGCGGCGCTGCTGGTATTCGGCATCCGCAAGCACAAGGTATCCGTGATCTTGAGTCTGGACCGCGATGGGCTGGAAAGGCTCGGCTCCACCGAGACCTCAGTCAACTCCTTTCACCTGGAGAGTTGGTCGCAGCGCGGGCTGCGCTACACGGTGATCAGCGACGCGGCGTCGCAGGACGTGCACACGCTGGCGGAGCTGTTTCGATCGACGCCTCGGCAGTGA
- a CDS encoding sigma-70 family RNA polymerase sigma factor — translation MSRPDPQFEALAMPLFDSLYNLAHWLTQSREDAEDLVQETFAKALKGFGSFQPGTNFRAWIFRILRNTFLTSRTGLAATATKLPLNEEEDESVLTPSPTTPESLLLERLEADALHHAIAGLPVPYREVLLLADMEEMSYQEIADTIGIPIGTVMSRLSRARRAVRETLQGSTRKQGASR, via the coding sequence GTGTCCCGGCCAGATCCTCAATTCGAAGCGCTGGCGATGCCGCTGTTCGACTCGCTCTATAACCTGGCGCACTGGCTGACCCAGAGCCGCGAGGATGCCGAGGACCTGGTGCAAGAGACATTCGCCAAGGCGTTGAAGGGGTTCGGCTCGTTCCAGCCGGGGACGAATTTTCGCGCCTGGATCTTTCGCATCTTGCGCAACACGTTCCTGACCTCGCGGACCGGCCTGGCGGCGACCGCGACCAAACTGCCGCTGAATGAGGAGGAGGACGAGTCGGTGTTGACGCCGTCGCCGACGACGCCGGAATCGCTGCTGCTGGAGCGGCTTGAGGCCGATGCCCTTCACCACGCCATTGCCGGCCTGCCGGTGCCGTATCGCGAGGTCCTGCTATTGGCCGATATGGAAGAGATGTCGTATCAGGAGATCGCCGACACCATCGGCATCCCCATCGGGACGGTGATGTCGCGGCTGTCGCGGGCGCGCCGGGCGGTGCGCGAGACATTGCAGGGAAGCACGCGCAAACAGGGGGCCTCGAGATGA
- a CDS encoding twin-arginine translocase TatA/TatE family subunit, which translates to MFEGLFQPMHLLVILGIALLVFGPKKLPELRKGLGEGIRGFKSAMHDSDGPQDRGR; encoded by the coding sequence ATGTTTGAAGGTCTGTTTCAACCGATGCATCTGCTGGTGATCCTCGGGATCGCCCTGTTGGTATTTGGGCCCAAGAAGCTCCCCGAGCTGCGAAAGGGATTGGGGGAAGGCATTCGTGGCTTCAAGTCCGCGATGCATGACAGCGATGGGCCCCAGGACCGAGGCCGGTGA
- a CDS encoding metallophosphoesterase, whose translation MSDHIIHDHSHDGIDRRGFLKCMAWAGAGAFCVLQGGVLRSFALNQLDRHDAGSLKGELSFVQISDSHIGFNKAANPDVIATLQAAIAKINALPTPPEFVLHTGDLTHLSKPEEFDALEQNLKSIRTGRVFYVPGEHDVLNDNGKLYLERFGKQTVGDGWYSFDQKGVHFIGLVNVMNLKAGGLGNLGQEQLEWLEKDLKHLKKSTPIVLFAHIPLWTVYPDWGWGTDDGTQALSYLKKFGSVTVLNGHIHQTMQKVEGNVTFHTAMSTAFPQPQPGTAPSPGPMKVPAEKLRELLGITNVDYVRGRHALAITDSPIGT comes from the coding sequence ATGTCCGACCACATCATTCACGATCACAGCCATGACGGCATCGACCGTCGAGGCTTCCTCAAATGCATGGCCTGGGCCGGAGCGGGCGCGTTCTGCGTCCTCCAGGGCGGAGTCCTGAGATCGTTTGCCCTCAACCAACTCGACCGCCACGACGCCGGTTCACTCAAGGGGGAGCTGAGTTTCGTCCAGATCAGCGACAGCCACATCGGGTTCAACAAAGCCGCGAACCCGGACGTGATCGCCACCCTGCAGGCCGCGATCGCAAAGATCAATGCACTGCCGACACCCCCGGAATTCGTGCTTCACACCGGCGACCTCACACACCTCTCCAAACCCGAGGAGTTCGACGCCCTGGAACAGAACCTCAAGAGCATCAGGACCGGCAGGGTGTTCTATGTCCCCGGCGAGCACGACGTGCTCAACGACAACGGCAAGCTGTATCTGGAGCGGTTCGGCAAGCAGACTGTGGGGGACGGCTGGTACAGCTTCGACCAGAAAGGCGTGCATTTCATCGGCTTGGTCAACGTCATGAACCTCAAGGCCGGCGGCCTCGGCAATCTCGGCCAGGAGCAACTGGAGTGGCTCGAGAAGGACCTGAAGCACCTGAAGAAGAGCACGCCCATCGTGCTGTTCGCCCACATTCCCTTGTGGACCGTCTACCCGGACTGGGGCTGGGGGACCGACGACGGTACCCAGGCGCTTTCCTATCTGAAGAAGTTCGGCTCCGTCACCGTACTCAACGGTCACATCCACCAGACCATGCAGAAGGTGGAGGGCAACGTCACCTTCCACACCGCCATGTCGACCGCCTTTCCTCAACCGCAGCCCGGCACGGCGCCCTCGCCAGGTCCGATGAAGGTTCCCGCCGAGAAGCTGCGGGAGCTCTTGGGCATCACCAACGTGGACTATGTCCGCGGCCGGCATGCTCTCGCGATCACGGATTCACCGATCGGAACCTAG
- a CDS encoding cupredoxin family copper-binding protein, whose amino-acid sequence MHKGFAFRMVVSLLLLAGLVVFGNGQARAGAPENNADKYRVKIDNFSFTPPTLTVPAGARVTWVNADDIPHTVVADDRTFKSKVLDTDEAFTYTFTQPGTYSYFCSVHPKMTAKIVVQ is encoded by the coding sequence ATGCACAAAGGATTCGCTTTCCGGATGGTTGTTTCGCTACTGTTGCTCGCCGGTCTTGTCGTCTTCGGCAATGGACAAGCTCGCGCGGGAGCCCCCGAAAACAACGCCGACAAGTACCGCGTGAAGATCGACAACTTCAGCTTCACGCCGCCGACCCTGACCGTCCCAGCCGGCGCCAGGGTCACCTGGGTCAATGCCGACGATATTCCGCATACGGTCGTCGCGGACGACAGGACTTTCAAATCGAAGGTCCTCGATACCGACGAAGCGTTCACCTACACCTTCACTCAACCTGGGACCTACAGCTACTTCTGCTCCGTCCATCCCAAGATGACGGCGAAGATCGTGGTGCAGTGA
- a CDS encoding DUF2231 domain-containing protein yields MNPFDIKSALLARHAQHVVLIHFPIALFLVGVGFDFVAQRTKDQALAAIAYYNLLAAAISTLPVLLTGVLAWQWVLGGHKPKGVLLLHFALASATSALIWVVAWLHFRSRRDPACRLPLYRFPIEVVAAVAVALTAHLGGFLSGINGG; encoded by the coding sequence TTGAACCCCTTTGACATCAAGTCGGCCCTGCTCGCCAGGCACGCGCAACACGTGGTGCTCATCCACTTTCCCATCGCTCTGTTCCTGGTGGGGGTTGGGTTCGACTTCGTGGCGCAACGGACGAAGGACCAGGCGCTCGCCGCTATCGCCTACTACAACCTGCTCGCGGCGGCGATTTCGACCCTGCCGGTGCTGCTGACCGGGGTGCTGGCGTGGCAGTGGGTCCTCGGGGGCCACAAGCCCAAGGGAGTCCTGTTGCTGCACTTTGCGTTGGCCAGCGCGACCAGCGCGCTGATCTGGGTCGTGGCGTGGCTACACTTCCGGTCACGCCGAGACCCAGCCTGCCGTTTGCCCCTCTACCGCTTCCCCATCGAAGTCGTGGCGGCCGTCGCCGTCGCTTTGACTGCCCACCTTGGAGGATTTCTCAGCGGCATCAACGGCGGGTAG